One genomic region from Mycobacterium basiliense encodes:
- the mraY gene encoding phospho-N-acetylmuramoyl-pentapeptide-transferase: MRQIMIAVAIALAVSILLTPALIRLFTQQGFGHQIREDGPPSHHSKRGTPSMGGVAILAGIWAGYFGTHIAGLAFDGEGISASGLLVLGLATALGGVGFLDDLIKIRRSRNLGLNKTAKTVGQITSAVLFAVLVLEFRNPAGLTPASAQLSYVREIATVTLAPGLFVLFCVLVVSAWSNAVNFTDGLDGLAAGCMAMVTAAYVLITFWQYRNACVTAPGLGCYNVRDPLDLALIAAATAGACIGFLWWNAAPAKIFMGDTGSLALGGVIAGLSVTSRTEILAVVLGALFVAEITSVVLQILTFRTTGRRVFRMAPFHHHFELVGWAETTVIIRFWLLTAITCGLGVALFYGEWLAAIGA, translated from the coding sequence ATGAGACAGATCATGATCGCCGTCGCCATTGCGTTGGCGGTGTCGATCCTGCTGACCCCGGCCCTGATCCGGTTGTTCACCCAACAGGGATTCGGTCACCAGATCCGCGAGGATGGTCCACCCAGCCACCACAGCAAACGCGGCACGCCGTCGATGGGCGGGGTCGCGATTCTGGCCGGCATTTGGGCGGGCTACTTCGGCACCCACATCGCAGGTCTGGCATTCGACGGCGAGGGCATATCCGCATCGGGACTGTTGGTGCTCGGTCTGGCGACCGCGCTGGGTGGCGTCGGATTCCTCGACGATCTGATCAAGATCCGCCGGTCGCGCAACCTGGGGTTGAACAAGACGGCCAAGACGGTGGGCCAGATCACCTCCGCGGTGCTCTTCGCGGTGCTGGTCTTGGAGTTCCGCAATCCGGCCGGCCTGACACCGGCCAGCGCACAGCTGTCCTATGTGCGCGAGATCGCCACCGTCACGCTGGCGCCGGGGCTATTCGTGCTGTTCTGCGTGCTCGTTGTCAGCGCCTGGTCGAACGCGGTCAACTTCACCGACGGGCTCGACGGGCTGGCCGCCGGGTGCATGGCGATGGTTACCGCTGCCTACGTGTTGATCACCTTCTGGCAATACCGCAACGCGTGCGTCACGGCGCCGGGCCTGGGCTGCTACAACGTGCGTGATCCGTTGGACCTGGCGCTGATCGCGGCCGCGACCGCCGGCGCCTGCATCGGCTTCCTGTGGTGGAACGCCGCACCGGCCAAGATCTTCATGGGCGACACCGGTTCCCTGGCGCTGGGCGGCGTCATCGCGGGGCTGTCGGTCACCAGCCGAACCGAGATCTTGGCCGTCGTGCTGGGTGCGCTGTTCGTCGCCGAAATCACCTCGGTGGTATTGCAGATTCTCACCTTCCGGACGACGGGGCGGCGAGTGTTCCGGATGGCGCCCTTTCACCATCATTTCGAGTTGGTCGGCTGGGCGGAAACCACGGTGATCATTCGCTTTTGGCTGCTCACCGCGATCACCTGCGGTTTGGGTGTGGCCCTGTTCTACGGTGAGTGGTTGGCCGCGATCGGTGCCTGA
- a CDS encoding UDP-N-acetylmuramoyl-tripeptide--D-alanyl-D-alanine ligase gives MIDLTVAEIAEIVGGTLADISPQDAALRHVTGTVEFDSRAVGPGGLFLALPGARADGHDHAVSAVSAGAVAVLAARPVGVPAIVVAPRPSSAESGLAGVLEHDADGSGAAVLTALAKLAKAVAAELVAGGLTIIGITGSSGKTSTKDLLAAVLKPLGEVVAPPGSFNNELGHPWTVLRANRDTDYLILEMSARHAGNIAALAEVARPAIGVVLNVGTAHLGEFGSREVIARTKSELPQAVPESGAVVLNVDDPAVAAMAEVTAARVIRVSRADATSAGPSDVWASQVSLDELARPQFTMHSGDAAAQVRLGVYGDHQVTNALCAGAVALECGANIGQVASALAAAGPVSRHRMQVSTRRDGVTVIDDAYNANPDSMRAGLQSLAWIAHGGGERRSWAVLGEMAELGADAITEHDRIGRLAVRLDVSRLVVVGTGRSMSAMHHGAVMEGSWGAGADRGVVCVPDGDAALALLRAEVRPGDVVLIKASNSVGLGALADALVSESAGVGCEDRGSARR, from the coding sequence ATGATCGACCTGACCGTCGCCGAGATCGCCGAGATTGTCGGCGGCACCCTGGCCGATATCTCGCCGCAGGACGCCGCGCTTCGCCACGTCACCGGCACCGTCGAGTTCGACTCGCGCGCCGTTGGCCCGGGCGGATTATTTCTGGCGCTGCCGGGGGCGCGTGCCGATGGGCATGACCACGCGGTCTCGGCGGTGTCCGCGGGGGCCGTCGCCGTGTTGGCAGCTCGGCCGGTCGGTGTTCCTGCGATCGTGGTTGCGCCGCGGCCGAGCAGCGCCGAAAGCGGGCTGGCCGGGGTGCTCGAGCACGACGCAGACGGGTCTGGCGCGGCGGTTCTGACGGCGTTGGCCAAGCTCGCCAAGGCGGTGGCCGCCGAGTTGGTGGCCGGCGGGCTGACCATCATCGGGATTACCGGGTCTTCGGGCAAGACGTCGACCAAGGACCTGCTGGCCGCGGTGCTCAAACCGTTGGGTGAGGTGGTGGCGCCGCCCGGCTCTTTCAACAACGAGCTGGGTCATCCCTGGACGGTGCTGCGGGCGAATCGCGACACCGATTACCTGATTCTGGAGATGTCGGCACGCCACGCGGGCAACATCGCCGCGCTGGCCGAGGTCGCCCGGCCGGCCATCGGAGTAGTGCTCAACGTCGGCACCGCGCACCTGGGGGAGTTCGGCTCGCGCGAGGTCATTGCACGAACCAAATCGGAACTGCCGCAAGCTGTCCCGGAATCCGGCGCGGTGGTGCTCAATGTCGATGACCCAGCCGTGGCGGCGATGGCCGAGGTTACTGCCGCCCGGGTGATCCGGGTGAGTCGCGCCGACGCCACCAGCGCCGGGCCGAGCGACGTCTGGGCGAGTCAAGTGTCGCTCGATGAGCTGGCCAGGCCGCAGTTCACCATGCATTCGGGGGACGCCGCTGCCCAGGTGCGGCTGGGTGTCTACGGCGACCATCAGGTCACCAATGCGTTGTGCGCGGGCGCGGTCGCGCTGGAGTGCGGTGCCAATATCGGGCAGGTCGCATCCGCGCTGGCCGCGGCCGGACCGGTATCGCGGCACCGGATGCAGGTGAGCACCCGCCGCGACGGGGTAACGGTGATCGACGACGCCTACAACGCCAACCCGGACTCGATGCGGGCCGGCCTGCAGTCGTTGGCCTGGATCGCTCACGGCGGGGGAGAACGGCGCAGTTGGGCGGTGCTGGGGGAGATGGCCGAACTGGGCGCCGACGCGATAACCGAGCACGATCGCATCGGCCGGCTGGCGGTGCGCTTAGATGTGTCTCGACTTGTTGTCGTGGGAACCGGGAGGTCGATGAGCGCGATGCACCACGGTGCGGTCATGGAGGGCTCCTGGGGGGCCGGGGCTGATAGAGGGGTTGTGTGCGTGCCGGACGGCGACGCGGCCCTGGCACTGTTGCGCGCGGAGGTCCGACCCGGAGATGTGGTGTTGATCAAGGCGTCCAACTCGGTCGGCCTGGGGGCCTTAGCCGATGCACTGGTCTCCGAGAGCGCCGGGGTCGGTTGCGAAGACCGCGGGAGTGCGCGCCGATGA
- a CDS encoding UDP-N-acetylmuramoyl-L-alanyl-D-glutamate--2,6-diaminopimelate ligase, with the protein MERPFGRRTEVVTEVESVPAGLRPDAGEGVSLAELAAQIGAVLAGGARQPAAVPDIPVTGVTLRAQAVRPGDLFAALAGSATHGARHVGEAIQRGAVAVLTDSAGVAELAAGGGPLPVLVHPAPRTVLGDAAATVYGNPSDQVTVIGITGTSGKTTTAYLVEAGLRAGGRVAGLIGTIGIRIDGTEIPSALTTPEAPALQAMLAAMAERGVDTVAMEVSSHALTLGRVDGTRFAVAGFTNLSRDHLDFHPSMADYFEAKALLFDPASALRADTVVVCIDDEAGRAMAARAGDAITVSATGQPAQWRAFDVAPTSTGGQEFTAVDPAGVRHRVCIGLPGGYNVANCLLALAILDAVGVSPEQAVPGLRETQVPGRLERVDRGQDFLALVDYAHKPEALRAVLTALRHQDRRLAVVFGAGGERDPGKRAPMGRIAAELADLVVVTDDNPRGEDAAAIRRSIVSGAAEGGGTAEVVEIADRRDAIRHAVGWAGSGDVVLIAGKGHETGQRDGGEVRPFDDRVELARALEAGP; encoded by the coding sequence ATAGAGCGTCCATTCGGCCGTCGGACGGAGGTGGTGACAGAGGTGGAGTCGGTGCCTGCTGGCTTGCGTCCCGATGCTGGCGAGGGTGTATCGCTGGCAGAACTTGCCGCTCAAATCGGCGCGGTTCTGGCCGGGGGTGCCCGTCAGCCAGCCGCTGTGCCAGACATACCGGTCACCGGCGTGACGTTGCGTGCTCAGGCGGTGCGGCCCGGTGACCTATTCGCCGCGCTGGCGGGATCGGCCACCCATGGGGCACGGCATGTCGGCGAAGCGATCCAGCGCGGCGCGGTGGCGGTACTCACCGACTCTGCCGGCGTGGCCGAGCTGGCCGCCGGTGGTGGCCCGCTACCAGTACTGGTTCACCCCGCACCCCGTACCGTGCTGGGGGACGCCGCGGCCACGGTGTACGGGAACCCGTCCGACCAGGTGACGGTTATCGGGATCACCGGCACGTCCGGCAAGACCACCACTGCCTATTTGGTTGAGGCCGGTCTTCGGGCCGGCGGACGGGTTGCGGGGCTGATCGGCACCATTGGCATCCGCATCGACGGCACCGAGATACCCAGCGCGCTGACCACCCCCGAGGCGCCCGCTCTGCAGGCGATGCTGGCGGCGATGGCAGAACGTGGGGTGGACACCGTCGCGATGGAGGTATCCAGCCACGCACTGACCCTCGGCCGGGTGGATGGGACCCGGTTCGCCGTTGCCGGCTTTACCAATCTTTCGCGAGACCACCTGGACTTTCACCCGTCGATGGCCGATTACTTTGAGGCCAAGGCACTGCTGTTTGACCCGGCTTCTGCGCTGCGCGCCGACACCGTTGTGGTGTGCATCGACGATGAGGCCGGGCGGGCGATGGCCGCCCGGGCGGGTGATGCCATCACGGTCAGCGCGACAGGGCAGCCCGCGCAGTGGCGGGCCTTCGACGTCGCGCCGACGAGCACCGGAGGGCAGGAATTCACTGCCGTCGACCCGGCCGGGGTGCGGCATCGGGTGTGCATCGGGTTGCCGGGGGGCTATAACGTCGCCAATTGCTTGCTGGCGCTGGCGATTCTGGATGCTGTCGGGGTCTCACCGGAGCAAGCTGTGCCGGGACTACGCGAAACCCAAGTCCCGGGCCGCCTCGAACGGGTGGACCGTGGCCAGGACTTTCTCGCGCTGGTCGACTATGCCCACAAACCGGAAGCCCTGCGGGCGGTATTGACCGCTCTACGGCACCAGGATCGTCGGCTGGCGGTGGTCTTCGGTGCCGGCGGTGAGCGTGACCCGGGGAAGCGCGCCCCGATGGGCCGGATCGCGGCCGAGCTGGCCGATTTGGTGGTCGTCACCGACGACAATCCGCGCGGTGAGGATGCCGCGGCAATCCGGCGGTCGATCGTCTCCGGTGCGGCCGAGGGGGGCGGCACGGCGGAGGTGGTCGAGATCGCCGATCGCCGAGACGCGATCCGGCACGCCGTGGGCTGGGCGGGTTCGGGTGACGTGGTGCTGATCGCCGGCAAGGGCCATGAGACCGGGCAGCGCGACGGTGGTGAGGTTCGGCCGTTCGACGACCGCGTGGAGCTGGCCCGGGCGCTCGAGGCCGGCCCATGA
- a CDS encoding peptidoglycan D,D-transpeptidase FtsI family protein, translating to MSRGDSRRGVSSRTPQSTRKQRGTGKPRNDEALRQPNRSGKSRNDRPAKDAKDAKEPKRSRKVNEPKKTRPTARAETAAPGRSARERRTRQAVEVATRGASFVFRHRTGNVVIFVLMMVAATQLFFLQVSNAADLRAQAAGQLKVTDVERAVRGAIVDRHNDRLAFTIEARALTFQPKRIRQQLAEAKKKSAAAPDPEQRLKDIAKEIAGKLNNKPDAATLLKKLQSNESFVYLARAVDPAIASAISDKFPEVGSERQDLRQYPGGALAANIVGGIDWDGHGLLGLEDSLDAALAGTDGSVTYDRGSDGVVIPGSYRNRHKAVHGSTVQLTLDNDIQFYVQQQVQQAKNLSGANNVSAVVLDAKTGEVLAMANDNTFDPSQDIGRQGDKQLGNLAVSSPFEPGSVNKVITAASVIEYGLSNPDEVLQVPGSIQMGGVAVHDAWAHGVMPYTTTGVFGKSSNVGTLMLAQRVGPDRYYEMVRKFGLGQRTGVGLPGESAGLVPPIDQWSGSTFSNLPIGQGLSMTLLQMAGMYQAIANDGIRIPPRIIKATVAPDGTRTEEPRPDGVQVVSAQTAQAVRQMLRAVVQRDPMGYQQGTGPSAGVPGYQMAGKTGTAQQINPACGCYFDNVYWITFAGMATADDPRYVIGLMMDNPARNADGSPGHSAASLFHNIAGWLMQRENVPLSGDPGPPLILQAT from the coding sequence GTGAGCCGGGGCGACTCGCGCCGAGGCGTATCGTCGCGCACGCCGCAGTCGACCCGAAAGCAGCGCGGTACCGGCAAGCCGCGCAACGACGAGGCGCTGCGACAGCCGAACCGGTCTGGCAAGTCGCGGAATGATCGTCCGGCCAAGGACGCCAAGGACGCCAAGGAGCCGAAACGGTCCCGAAAAGTTAACGAACCCAAAAAAACTCGCCCCACTGCGCGGGCCGAGACCGCTGCGCCCGGTCGTTCAGCGCGTGAACGGCGCACCCGCCAAGCCGTGGAAGTGGCCACCCGCGGTGCGTCGTTTGTCTTCCGGCATCGGACCGGAAACGTGGTGATTTTCGTGTTGATGATGGTGGCCGCGACACAGCTGTTCTTCCTACAGGTATCAAATGCGGCAGACCTGCGTGCTCAGGCGGCCGGCCAGCTCAAGGTCACCGATGTGGAACGAGCGGTGCGCGGCGCTATCGTCGACCGGCACAATGACCGACTGGCCTTCACCATCGAAGCCCGCGCATTGACCTTCCAGCCGAAGAGGATTCGCCAGCAACTGGCCGAGGCGAAGAAGAAGTCGGCTGCCGCCCCTGATCCAGAACAGCGGTTAAAAGACATCGCGAAAGAGATCGCGGGCAAGCTGAACAACAAGCCCGACGCGGCGACCCTGCTGAAGAAGCTGCAAAGTAACGAGTCGTTCGTCTACCTTGCCCGGGCCGTCGACCCGGCAATCGCCAGCGCGATCTCCGACAAGTTTCCCGAGGTGGGCTCGGAACGACAGGATCTGCGTCAATACCCGGGAGGAGCGCTGGCAGCCAATATCGTCGGCGGCATCGACTGGGACGGCCACGGCCTGTTGGGCTTGGAGGACTCCCTGGACGCGGCGCTGGCCGGAACCGACGGCTCGGTGACCTACGATCGCGGGTCGGACGGGGTCGTCATTCCGGGCAGCTACCGAAACCGGCACAAGGCGGTGCACGGTTCGACCGTGCAGCTCACACTGGACAACGACATTCAGTTCTATGTGCAGCAGCAGGTGCAGCAGGCAAAAAACCTGTCCGGGGCCAACAATGTCTCGGCCGTGGTGCTGGATGCCAAGACCGGCGAAGTGCTCGCCATGGCCAACGACAACACCTTCGACCCGTCGCAAGACATCGGGCGTCAAGGCGACAAGCAGCTGGGCAACCTGGCGGTGTCATCACCCTTCGAGCCAGGCTCGGTGAACAAGGTCATCACTGCGGCGTCGGTTATCGAGTATGGGCTGAGCAATCCGGACGAGGTGTTGCAGGTGCCCGGCTCGATTCAGATGGGTGGCGTTGCCGTGCATGACGCCTGGGCGCACGGGGTGATGCCGTACACCACCACCGGTGTGTTTGGTAAGTCGTCCAACGTGGGCACGTTGATGCTGGCGCAGCGGGTAGGTCCGGACCGCTACTACGAGATGGTCCGCAAATTCGGGTTGGGTCAGCGCACCGGAGTTGGGTTGCCCGGTGAGAGCGCCGGGCTGGTACCGCCGATCGACCAGTGGTCTGGCAGCACTTTCTCGAATCTTCCTATCGGCCAAGGCCTTTCGATGACACTGCTACAGATGGCCGGCATGTACCAGGCCATCGCCAATGACGGGATCCGGATCCCGCCGCGGATCATCAAGGCCACCGTTGCACCCGACGGCACGCGGACCGAAGAGCCGCGTCCCGACGGCGTCCAGGTGGTGTCGGCGCAGACCGCCCAGGCCGTGCGTCAGATGCTGCGTGCGGTGGTGCAGCGCGACCCGATGGGTTATCAGCAGGGCACCGGACCGTCGGCGGGGGTACCGGGCTATCAGATGGCGGGAAAGACCGGGACGGCGCAGCAGATCAATCCCGCCTGCGGCTGCTATTTCGACAACGTTTATTGGATCACCTTCGCCGGCATGGCCACCGCTGACGATCCTCGCTACGTGATCGGCTTGATGATGGACAACCCGGCGCGCAACGCCGACGGTAGCCCGGGCCACTCGGCCGCGTCGCTGTTCCATAACATCGCCGGCTGGCTCATGCAGCGCGAAAACGTTCCGCTGTCGGGTGACCCCGGACCGCCGCTGATCTTGCAGGCTACCTAG
- the rsmH gene encoding 16S rRNA (cytosine(1402)-N(4))-methyltransferase RsmH, with protein sequence MHARAPWSLPEPTLAYFPNARFVDSDRDLGAGARLPVGERCRSRGGVAVADGSRDFDPSDFGHVPVLAQRCVELLTPALTRDHPDGSGALLIDATLGAGGHAERFLTELPGLRLIGLDRDPNALGIAGRRLARFADRVTLVQTRFDHLPAALAESGYRSVGSVDGVLLDLGVSSMQLDQAERGFAYAKDAPLDMRMDPALSLTAADIVNSYDEARLTDILQRYGEERFARRIAARIVRRRTHTPFTTTAELVALLYEAIPAAARRTGGHPAKRTFQALRIAVNNELDSLRDAIPAALDALTVGGRIVVMAYQSLEDRIVKRLFAEAVSSRTPIGLPVELPGHGPRFRSLTHGAERADADESERNPRSAPVRLRALQRLELEVEPQHGSGKGEA encoded by the coding sequence GTGCATGCCCGTGCACCGTGGTCTCTGCCCGAACCGACCCTGGCGTACTTCCCCAACGCCAGGTTCGTGGATTCGGACAGGGACCTCGGTGCAGGGGCACGGCTACCGGTAGGCGAGCGTTGCCGGAGCCGGGGAGGTGTCGCAGTGGCTGATGGCTCGAGGGATTTCGACCCGAGCGATTTCGGTCATGTACCAGTCTTGGCGCAACGCTGCGTCGAACTGCTGACACCCGCACTGACCCGTGACCACCCGGACGGCTCCGGAGCGCTTCTGATCGATGCCACCCTCGGTGCGGGCGGCCATGCCGAGCGGTTCCTGACCGAACTACCGGGCCTTCGCCTAATCGGACTCGACCGTGATCCGAACGCACTGGGCATTGCCGGCCGTAGATTGGCGCGATTCGCTGATCGGGTCACGCTGGTGCAGACCCGATTCGACCACTTGCCGGCGGCACTGGCCGAATCAGGTTATCGCTCAGTGGGATCGGTCGACGGCGTGTTGTTGGACCTGGGCGTCTCGTCCATGCAGCTCGATCAAGCCGAACGGGGATTTGCCTATGCCAAGGACGCCCCGCTGGACATGCGGATGGACCCGGCTTTGTCGCTGACCGCCGCTGACATCGTCAACAGCTACGACGAGGCCAGACTGACCGATATCCTGCAGCGGTACGGCGAGGAGCGGTTCGCACGCCGGATCGCCGCACGTATCGTCCGCCGGCGCACTCACACACCGTTTACCACCACCGCTGAGCTGGTTGCCCTTCTCTACGAGGCGATTCCGGCTGCGGCCCGGCGTACCGGCGGTCATCCGGCTAAGCGCACCTTCCAGGCTCTTCGCATCGCGGTCAACAACGAGTTGGACTCGCTGCGCGACGCTATTCCTGCCGCGCTGGACGCGCTCACCGTGGGCGGGCGCATTGTGGTGATGGCCTACCAGTCGCTGGAGGACAGGATAGTCAAACGGCTATTCGCCGAGGCGGTTTCCTCCCGTACACCGATCGGTCTGCCGGTCGAACTTCCCGGGCACGGGCCACGCTTCCGGTCCCTGACACACGGCGCCGAGCGCGCGGATGCCGATGAGTCGGAACGTAACCCGCGCAGCGCGCCGGTGCGATTGCGCGCACTGCAAAGGCTTGAGCTTGAGGTCGAACCGCAACACGGATCCGGGAAGGGCGAAGCATGA
- the mraZ gene encoding division/cell wall cluster transcriptional repressor MraZ yields the protein MFLGTYTPKLDDKGRLTLPAKFRDALAGGLMVTKSQDHSLAVYPRSEFEQLARRASKAPRSNPEARAFLRNLAAGTDEQHPDSQGRITLSADHRRYAGLSKDCVVIGAVDYLEIWDAEAWQNYQQAHEENFSAASDEALGDIF from the coding sequence GTGTTTCTCGGCACCTACACGCCCAAACTCGACGACAAGGGGCGGCTCACGCTGCCGGCCAAGTTTCGCGACGCACTGGCAGGGGGGTTGATGGTCACCAAGAGTCAAGATCACAGCCTTGCCGTCTACCCGCGGTCGGAATTCGAACAGCTCGCCCGCCGAGCCAGTAAGGCGCCACGAAGCAACCCCGAAGCCCGGGCGTTCTTGCGGAATCTCGCCGCTGGCACCGACGAGCAGCATCCCGACAGCCAGGGGCGGATCACGTTGTCGGCCGACCATCGCCGCTACGCCGGCCTATCCAAGGACTGCGTGGTGATCGGAGCGGTCGACTACCTCGAGATCTGGGACGCAGAAGCCTGGCAGAACTACCAGCAAGCCCATGAAGAGAACTTCTCCGCGGCCAGCGATGAAGCACTCGGCGACATCTTCTGA
- a CDS encoding DUF3040 domain-containing protein, translating into MPLSDHEQRMLEQIESALYAEDPKFASSVRGGGFRAPTARRRLQGAALFIIGLAMLVSGVAFKATMIGSFPILSVFGFVVMFAGVVFAITGPRLSGRADHSRPASGTSRQRRSKGGSFTSRMEDRFRRRFDE; encoded by the coding sequence ATGCCACTCTCCGATCATGAGCAGCGGATGCTCGAACAGATCGAGAGCGCTCTCTACGCCGAAGACCCCAAATTTGCGTCGAGCGTCCGTGGGGGAGGTTTCCGCGCACCAACCGCCCGACGACGTTTGCAGGGCGCGGCGCTGTTCATCATCGGCCTGGCTATGTTGGTTTCCGGTGTGGCGTTCAAGGCCACAATGATCGGAAGCTTCCCGATTCTCAGTGTTTTTGGTTTTGTCGTGATGTTTGCCGGTGTGGTGTTTGCCATCACCGGTCCCCGCTTGTCGGGCCGGGCGGATCATTCGCGTCCGGCATCTGGGACTTCGCGTCAGCGGCGCAGCAAGGGCGGCTCCTTCACCAGTCGTATGGAGGACAGGTTCCGCCGCCGTTTCGACGAATAG
- a CDS encoding GNAT family N-acetyltransferase, with translation MATFLIDLTPSEMERRLREALAVYVDAMRYPRGTENQRAAMWLEHIRRRGWRAVAAVEIAQVAQTEMATNPAQIINAEDTGLSAADLADATMVGVAYGYPGAPGQWWQQQVVLGLQRSGFPPHAISQLMNSYFELTELHIHPRAQGRGLGEALARRLLAGRPEDHVLLSTPETNAEDNRAWRLYRRLGFTDIIRGYYFAGDPRAFAILGRTLPL, from the coding sequence TTGGCGACATTTCTCATTGATCTGACGCCCAGCGAGATGGAACGGCGCCTCAGGGAAGCCCTGGCGGTCTATGTCGACGCGATGCGATATCCCAGGGGCACGGAAAATCAGCGCGCTGCCATGTGGCTGGAACACATCAGGCGCCGCGGCTGGCGGGCAGTGGCCGCGGTTGAGATCGCCCAGGTCGCCCAGACCGAAATGGCAACCAACCCAGCACAAATCATCAACGCGGAGGACACCGGGTTATCGGCTGCAGACCTAGCCGACGCGACGATGGTCGGAGTGGCCTACGGGTACCCCGGGGCACCCGGTCAGTGGTGGCAGCAACAGGTGGTGCTGGGATTGCAGCGCAGCGGTTTTCCGCCGCATGCCATCTCGCAGCTAATGAACAGCTACTTCGAGTTGACCGAACTGCACATCCATCCCCGCGCGCAGGGCCGGGGCTTGGGTGAGGCGCTGGCCCGCCGACTCCTCGCCGGCCGCCCGGAGGACCACGTGCTGCTCTCCACTCCGGAGACCAACGCCGAGGACAACCGTGCCTGGCGGCTGTACCGCAGGCTGGGGTTCACCGACATCATCCGGGGCTATTACTTCGCCGGCGACCCACGAGCGTTCGCGATCCTGGGCCGCACGCTACCGCTGTAG
- the lppM gene encoding lipoprotein LppM — protein sequence MLMPLATGCLRVRASITISPDDLVSGEIIAAAKPKNNKDTGPQLDSDNLAFGQKVAVSNYDSDGYVGSQAVFSDLTFAELPQLANMNPDAAGVNLSLRRNGNIVILEGRADLTSLTDPDGEVELTVAFPGTVTSTNGDRIEPEVVQWKLKPGVVSTMNAQASYTDPNTRSFTAAGIWLGIASFAAAGVVAVLAWTGRDRSPRFTAPGDQPPT from the coding sequence ATGCTGATGCCGCTGGCGACCGGCTGCCTGCGAGTCCGGGCCTCAATCACCATCTCGCCCGACGACCTGGTGTCCGGCGAGATCATCGCCGCGGCAAAACCCAAGAACAACAAGGATACCGGCCCCCAGCTGGATAGCGACAATTTGGCGTTCGGCCAGAAAGTGGCCGTATCGAACTACGACAGTGACGGCTACGTAGGATCTCAGGCGGTATTTTCCGATCTGACCTTCGCAGAGCTGCCCCAGCTAGCCAACATGAACCCCGACGCCGCCGGTGTCAACCTGTCGCTGCGCCGCAACGGCAACATCGTGATTCTGGAAGGCCGGGCCGATCTGACATCACTGACCGATCCCGACGGTGAGGTCGAGTTGACCGTCGCGTTCCCCGGAACGGTGACATCCACCAACGGAGACCGCATCGAACCGGAAGTGGTCCAGTGGAAGCTAAAGCCCGGCGTGGTCAGCACCATGAACGCGCAGGCTAGCTACACCGATCCCAACACCCGATCGTTCACGGCCGCGGGCATCTGGCTCGGCATTGCCTCATTTGCCGCCGCCGGTGTGGTTGCCGTGCTGGCCTGGACCGGCCGGGACCGCTCACCCAGGTTCACCGCACCCGGTGATCAGCCGCCAACCTAG
- a CDS encoding mycobacterial-type methylenetetrahydrofolate reductase: MTLNTIALELVPPNVDGGKERALEDARKVVQYSSEFGLDGRLRHVMIPGMIAEDDDRPVPMQQKLDVLDFWQIIKPELPGINGLCTQVTAFTDEPSLRRRLVDLSDAGMEGVVFVGVPRTMNDGEGSGVAPTDALSIYRGLLPNRGAIMIPTREGEQGRFSFKCGQGATYGMTQLLYSDAIVDFLTEFANNTDHRPEILLSFGFVPKVESRVGLINWLIQDPGNAAVAKEQEFVEKLAGSEPAQKRQLMVDLYKRVLDGVADLGFPLSIHFEATYGVSAPAFQTFAEMLAYWAPDTHG; encoded by the coding sequence GTGACCCTGAACACGATCGCGCTTGAGTTGGTGCCACCGAATGTCGATGGTGGCAAGGAGCGGGCATTAGAAGATGCGCGCAAAGTTGTGCAGTATTCGTCGGAGTTCGGGCTTGATGGCCGACTGCGACACGTGATGATTCCTGGGATGATCGCCGAGGACGACGATCGGCCCGTCCCGATGCAGCAGAAGTTAGATGTGCTCGACTTCTGGCAGATCATCAAGCCCGAATTGCCCGGGATCAACGGCCTGTGTACACAGGTGACCGCCTTCACCGATGAGCCATCGCTGCGTCGGCGGCTGGTGGATCTGTCGGATGCGGGCATGGAAGGCGTGGTTTTCGTCGGCGTGCCGCGCACGATGAACGACGGCGAAGGCTCCGGGGTGGCTCCGACCGACGCCTTGTCGATTTATCGAGGGCTGCTGCCAAACCGGGGCGCCATCATGATTCCCACCCGCGAGGGCGAGCAGGGCCGGTTCAGTTTCAAGTGTGGTCAGGGCGCCACGTACGGCATGACCCAACTGCTGTATTCCGATGCCATCGTCGACTTCCTGACCGAGTTCGCCAACAACACCGACCACCGCCCCGAGATCCTGCTCTCGTTCGGCTTCGTCCCGAAAGTGGAGAGCCGTGTCGGTCTGATCAACTGGCTGATCCAGGATCCCGGAAACGCGGCAGTGGCCAAGGAGCAGGAGTTTGTCGAGAAGTTGGCCGGCAGCGAACCTGCCCAGAAGCGTCAGCTCATGGTCGACCTGTATAAGCGCGTGCTAGACGGAGTCGCCGACCTGGGCTTTCCGCTGAGTATCCATTTCGAGGCGACGTACGGCGTTTCCGCGCCGGCATTCCAAACTTTTGCCGAGATGCTTGCCTATTGGGCCCCCGACACGCACGGCTAG